The Marivivens sp. LCG002 genome contains a region encoding:
- a CDS encoding molecular chaperone DjiA, which yields MSIWSKIAEAIAALAKGESLASIFERLRTPPERSVAFAIAVIALGAKMAKADGLVTRDEVTAFREVFSIPPEDEGKAARVFNLARQDVAGFEDYALSVKRMFGDETEPLCDLMEGLFHIALADGEYHPGEDEFLERVAAIFGFDERRFKTIRARFVPDAERDPFDVLGVPHDASKEEIRAAWRAAVKESHPDQMMARGVPEEAIKMAEVRMAAINAAWEEINRMRP from the coding sequence ATGTCGATCTGGAGCAAGATTGCCGAGGCGATCGCCGCCCTTGCAAAGGGCGAAAGCCTTGCGTCCATTTTCGAACGTTTGCGCACCCCTCCCGAGCGGTCTGTCGCTTTTGCCATTGCGGTGATTGCCCTTGGGGCGAAAATGGCCAAGGCAGACGGGCTTGTGACCCGCGACGAGGTCACTGCGTTTCGTGAAGTCTTTTCGATCCCGCCCGAGGACGAGGGCAAGGCCGCTCGGGTCTTCAACCTTGCAAGGCAGGATGTTGCGGGGTTCGAGGACTATGCGCTCAGCGTCAAGCGCATGTTCGGGGACGAGACGGAACCGCTTTGCGACTTGATGGAAGGTCTCTTTCATATAGCTCTGGCCGATGGGGAATACCATCCCGGAGAGGATGAGTTTCTCGAGCGTGTTGCCGCGATCTTCGGTTTCGACGAACGCCGTTTCAAAACGATCCGCGCGCGTTTCGTTCCGGATGCCGAGCGCGATCCCTTTGATGTGCTCGGCGTGCCACACGACGCGTCAAAAGAGGAAATTCGCGCTGCTTGGCGGGCTGCCGTAAAAGAAAGCCACCCCGATCAGATGATGGCTCGCGGTGTTCCCGAAGAAGCGATCAAGATGGCCGAAGTCAGGATGGCGGCCATCAATGCGGCCTGGGAAGAGATCAACAGGATGCGTCCATGA
- the nhaA gene encoding Na+/H+ antiporter NhaA, with protein MSLGTALNRFFKHDAAGGIVLMGAAALAFIVANSSLSGGYHSALNTYLAVTLDGEGLQKPLILWINDGLMAIFFFLIGLELKREMLEGKLKNPRDVLLPGAAAVGGMIAPALIFLLFNWGNAETIHGWAIPAATDIAFAVGVLALLGTRAPAALKIFLLTLAILDDLGAIIIIALFYTAELKIDYLWLSLIPLAGLWWCHYKKIHRIAPIILLGVVLWFLVLKSGVHATLAGVITAFFVPLKDRFGKSPLHALEHALSPYVFFLIVPIFAFSNAGVVLSGLGLEDLVSALPLGIALGLYIGKMIGVFGVTWLLVKLGTATLPSGVTWQHIFGVACLAGIGFTMSLFIGGLSFGEGALMNEVRVGVLGGSLLSAVTGYLVLYTAGSKVAKPVAAE; from the coding sequence ATGTCCCTAGGCACCGCCCTTAACCGGTTCTTCAAGCACGATGCTGCCGGTGGTATCGTCTTGATGGGAGCAGCTGCTCTCGCTTTCATCGTCGCAAACTCGTCCTTGTCGGGCGGTTATCATTCCGCTCTGAATACCTATCTGGCGGTCACCCTTGATGGTGAGGGGCTTCAAAAACCTCTGATCCTCTGGATCAACGACGGCCTGATGGCCATCTTCTTCTTTTTGATCGGCCTCGAACTCAAGCGCGAGATGCTTGAAGGTAAACTCAAGAACCCACGCGATGTGCTCCTTCCAGGGGCGGCAGCTGTTGGCGGTATGATCGCGCCTGCTTTGATCTTCTTGCTCTTTAACTGGGGCAATGCCGAAACAATCCACGGCTGGGCCATCCCCGCGGCGACGGACATTGCATTTGCCGTTGGCGTTCTGGCACTTCTGGGCACCCGCGCCCCTGCAGCGCTCAAGATCTTCTTGTTGACGCTCGCGATCCTCGATGACCTCGGTGCAATCATCATTATCGCGCTCTTCTACACGGCCGAACTGAAAATCGATTACCTGTGGCTCTCGCTCATTCCTCTCGCCGGTCTGTGGTGGTGTCACTACAAGAAAATCCACCGCATTGCCCCGATTATCCTTCTGGGTGTCGTGCTTTGGTTCCTTGTCCTCAAATCCGGTGTTCACGCAACGCTTGCAGGCGTCATCACCGCATTCTTTGTGCCGCTCAAGGACCGCTTCGGCAAATCGCCGCTTCATGCGCTCGAGCATGCCCTTTCGCCCTATGTCTTCTTCCTGATCGTGCCGATTTTTGCGTTTTCCAACGCAGGCGTCGTTCTGAGCGGTCTGGGTCTCGAAGATCTGGTCTCTGCGCTTCCGCTCGGGATCGCACTTGGCCTCTACATCGGCAAGATGATCGGTGTGTTCGGCGTAACCTGGCTCTTGGTAAAGCTCGGCACTGCAACGCTGCCCAGTGGCGTCACCTGGCAGCATATCTTCGGTGTCGCCTGTCTTGCGGGTATCGGCTTCACCATGTCGCTCTTTATCGGCGGCCTGAGCTTTGGTGAAGGTGCGTTGATGAACGAAGTGCGCGTCGGCGTTCTTGGCGGCTCGCTGTTGTCGGCGGTCACGGGGTATCTTGTGCTCTATACCGCAGGCTCCAAGGTCGCCAAACCGGTCGCAGCCGAATAA
- the scpA gene encoding methylmalonyl-CoA mutase, which produces MANTEKWAELAKGELRGRELDDLTWNTLEGIKVKPLYTEEDLHGLPHLGSIPGDAPYTRGPRATMYAGRPWTIRQYAGFSTAEESNAFYRKGLAAGGQGVSVAFDLATHRGYDSDHPRVEGDVGKAGVAIDSVEDMKILFDGIPLDKVSVSMTMNGAVIPILANFIVAGEEQGVARAALSGTIQNDILKEFMVRNTYIYPPEPSMRIISDIIEYTSNEMPKFNSISISGYHMQEAGANLVQELAFTLADGREYVRTAIKAGMDVDTFAPRLSFFFAIGMNFFMEVAKLRAARLLWHRIMSEFNPKKPGSSMLRTHCQTSGVSLQEQDPYNNVVRTAYEAMAAALGGTQSLHTNALDEAIALPTEFSARIARNTQLILQEETGITNVVDPLAGSYYIETLTHQLAEEAWKLIEEVEEMGGMTKAVASGMPKLRIEESAARRQAMIDRGEEVVVGVNKYRLAKEDPLDILDIDNAAVRKNQIARLESIRATRDEAQCQAALAEITRRASEGGNILEAAVDAARARATVGEISMAMEKIFGRHRAEIKTLAGVYGSAYEGDEGFAAIQKEVEKFAEAEGRRPRMLVVKMGQDGHDRGAKVIATAFADIGFDVDVGPLFQTPEEAAQDAIDNDVHIVGISSQAAGHKTLAPKLVEALRAQGAEDIIVICGGVIPQQDYQYLYDAGVKAIFGPGTNIPKAASDILRILAETRS; this is translated from the coding sequence ATGGCAAACACTGAAAAATGGGCCGAATTGGCCAAAGGGGAACTGCGCGGGCGAGAGCTCGATGATCTGACGTGGAACACGCTCGAAGGGATCAAGGTCAAACCGCTTTACACCGAAGAGGACCTTCACGGTTTGCCGCATCTCGGCTCGATCCCCGGTGACGCGCCTTATACCCGCGGGCCGCGTGCAACCATGTATGCAGGGCGTCCCTGGACCATTCGCCAATATGCCGGTTTCTCCACCGCCGAAGAGTCGAACGCCTTTTACCGCAAGGGACTCGCTGCCGGTGGCCAAGGCGTTTCGGTTGCGTTCGACCTCGCCACGCACCGTGGTTACGACTCGGATCACCCGCGTGTGGAGGGCGATGTGGGCAAGGCAGGCGTGGCAATCGACAGCGTCGAGGACATGAAGATCCTCTTCGACGGCATTCCACTGGACAAAGTGTCGGTCTCTATGACCATGAACGGTGCCGTGATCCCGATCCTCGCCAACTTCATCGTCGCAGGCGAAGAGCAGGGCGTCGCTCGCGCCGCTCTTTCGGGGACCATCCAGAACGACATTCTCAAAGAGTTCATGGTTCGCAACACCTATATCTATCCGCCCGAGCCTTCGATGCGGATAATTTCGGATATCATCGAATACACCTCGAACGAGATGCCCAAGTTCAACTCGATCTCGATCTCGGGCTATCACATGCAGGAAGCGGGCGCGAACCTCGTGCAGGAGCTTGCCTTTACGCTTGCCGATGGGCGTGAATATGTCCGCACCGCGATCAAGGCCGGCATGGATGTCGACACCTTTGCTCCGCGTCTGTCGTTCTTCTTCGCGATCGGTATGAATTTCTTCATGGAAGTGGCCAAGCTTCGCGCGGCGCGTCTTCTTTGGCACCGCATCATGTCCGAGTTCAATCCCAAGAAGCCGGGTTCGTCGATGCTGCGCACCCATTGCCAGACTTCGGGCGTGTCGCTTCAGGAACAAGACCCCTACAACAACGTGGTCCGCACAGCCTATGAGGCGATGGCCGCCGCTTTGGGCGGAACCCAGTCGCTCCACACCAATGCACTTGACGAGGCCATTGCTCTTCCGACCGAGTTTTCCGCCCGCATTGCCCGCAACACCCAGCTAATCCTTCAGGAAGAGACGGGGATCACCAATGTGGTCGATCCGCTCGCGGGGTCTTACTATATCGAAACCCTGACGCATCAGCTTGCCGAAGAGGCCTGGAAGCTGATCGAAGAGGTCGAGGAAATGGGTGGTATGACCAAGGCAGTTGCCTCGGGGATGCCAAAGCTCCGCATCGAAGAGAGCGCAGCACGACGTCAGGCAATGATCGACCGCGGCGAAGAGGTTGTCGTCGGCGTGAACAAGTATCGTCTGGCAAAGGAAGACCCGCTCGACATTCTCGACATCGACAATGCCGCCGTCCGCAAGAACCAGATCGCACGTCTGGAGAGCATTCGCGCCACCCGCGACGAAGCCCAGTGCCAAGCGGCGCTTGCCGAAATCACGCGCCGTGCGAGTGAGGGGGGCAATATCCTTGAGGCCGCCGTCGATGCCGCGCGTGCCCGTGCCACCGTAGGAGAGATCAGCATGGCTATGGAGAAAATCTTTGGACGCCACCGCGCCGAGATCAAGACACTCGCCGGTGTTTACGGTTCTGCCTACGAGGGTGACGAAGGGTTTGCCGCCATTCAGAAAGAGGTCGAGAAATTCGCCGAAGCCGAAGGCCGCCGTCCGCGTATGCTCGTCGTCAAAATGGGGCAGGACGGTCACGATCGCGGGGCCAAGGTCATCGCGACCGCTTTTGCCGATATCGGGTTCGACGTGGACGTCGGCCCTCTGTTCCAGACCCCCGAAGAAGCGGCACAGGATGCCATCGACAACGATGTGCATATCGTGGGCATCTCGTCCCAAGCCGCCGGTCACAAGACCCTCGCGCCCAAGCTGGTCGAAGCGCTGCGCGCCCAAGGGGCCGAGGATATCATCGTGATTTGTGGTGGGGTGATCCCGCAGCAGGACTATCAGTATCTCTATGATGCGGGCGTCAAAGCGATCTTTGGTCCCGGGACCAATATCCCCAAAGCGGCTTCGGATATTCTGCGTATTCTGGCCGAGACCCGTAGCTAA
- a CDS encoding DUF4174 domain-containing protein, protein MNDFIWLARPVVLFADTPNDPNFKHQLDLLAERPEDLAERDVVIITDTDPSAASDIRLKLRPRGFQLVLIDKDGRVALRKPAPWTIREISRSIDKSALRQQEIEDRRIIN, encoded by the coding sequence TTGAATGATTTTATCTGGCTTGCGCGCCCTGTTGTTCTCTTTGCCGATACGCCAAATGATCCCAACTTCAAGCACCAGCTCGATCTCTTGGCCGAGCGCCCCGAGGATCTTGCCGAGCGAGATGTCGTCATCATCACAGATACCGATCCGAGTGCCGCATCGGATATCCGGCTGAAACTGCGCCCGCGCGGGTTCCAGTTGGTGCTGATCGACAAGGATGGTCGTGTTGCATTGCGCAAGCCCGCCCCTTGGACGATCCGCGAAATCAGCCGTTCCATTGATAAATCGGCACTTCGCCAACAGGAAATCGAGGATCGTAGGATCATCAACTGA
- a CDS encoding acetyl/propionyl/methylcrotonyl-CoA carboxylase subunit alpha, producing MFKKILIANRGEIACRVIKTARKMGIQTVAIYSDADRNALHVQMADEAVHIGPPPANQSYIVIDKVMEAIKKTGAEAVHPGYGFLSENPKFAEALEKAGVEFVGPPVKAIEAMGDKITSKKIAQEAGVNTVPGYMGLIADADEAVKISNQIGYPVMIKASAGGGGKGMRIAWNDVEAREGFESSKNEAANSFGDDRIFIEKFVTQPRHIEIQVLADKHGNCVYLHERECSIQRRNQKVVEEAPSPFLDEATRKAMGEQSVALAKAVGYASAGTVEFIVDGDRNFYFLEMNTRLQVEHPVTELITGIDLVEQMLRVANGEPLTIKQEDLKINGWAIENRLYAEDPYRNFLPSIGRLTRYRPPAEGTTETGGIVRNDTGVYEGGEISMYYDPMIAKLCTWAPTRAQAIEEMRVALDTFEVEGIGHNLPFVAAVMDHERFTSGNMTTAFIAEEYPEGFEGVTLPKDQLVRVAAAAAAMNRVAEIRRARISGRMDNHERHVGEDWVVTLQGESFEAKINADREGSDVLIDGKTYRVEGAWTPGDSLANMKVDGAALVLKVGKISHGFRIRFRGADLKVTVRTPRQAELAKLMPEKLPPDTSKLLLCPMPGLIVKVMVAEGDEVQEGQALCTVEAMKMENILRAERKGIVAKINAAPGDSLAVDEVIMEFE from the coding sequence ATGTTCAAGAAGATCCTGATCGCCAATCGGGGCGAGATTGCTTGCCGCGTCATCAAGACCGCCCGCAAGATGGGTATCCAAACCGTCGCCATTTATTCGGACGCCGACCGCAATGCGCTCCATGTGCAGATGGCGGACGAGGCCGTGCACATCGGCCCGCCCCCTGCGAACCAGTCCTATATCGTCATCGACAAGGTGATGGAGGCGATCAAGAAGACCGGCGCCGAAGCCGTTCACCCCGGCTATGGCTTCTTGTCCGAGAACCCCAAGTTTGCCGAAGCGCTTGAAAAAGCGGGTGTCGAGTTCGTCGGCCCGCCCGTCAAGGCGATCGAAGCCATGGGCGACAAGATCACCTCGAAAAAGATCGCGCAGGAAGCGGGGGTCAATACGGTTCCCGGCTATATGGGACTTATCGCTGACGCGGATGAGGCCGTGAAAATCTCGAACCAGATCGGCTATCCCGTGATGATCAAGGCTTCGGCAGGCGGTGGCGGCAAGGGCATGCGCATTGCTTGGAACGATGTCGAAGCGCGCGAAGGCTTCGAGTCCTCGAAAAACGAAGCGGCCAACTCCTTTGGCGATGACCGTATCTTTATCGAAAAATTCGTCACCCAGCCCCGTCACATCGAAATTCAGGTGCTGGCCGACAAGCACGGGAACTGCGTTTACCTGCACGAGCGTGAATGCTCGATCCAGCGCCGCAACCAAAAGGTCGTGGAAGAGGCCCCGTCGCCCTTCCTTGACGAAGCCACCCGCAAAGCGATGGGCGAGCAGTCTGTCGCTTTGGCCAAGGCGGTCGGCTATGCCTCGGCGGGCACCGTGGAATTCATCGTCGATGGCGACCGCAACTTCTACTTCCTCGAAATGAACACCCGTCTTCAGGTGGAACACCCTGTCACGGAACTCATCACGGGGATCGATCTTGTCGAGCAGATGCTCCGCGTCGCCAATGGCGAGCCGCTGACGATCAAGCAAGAAGATCTCAAGATCAACGGCTGGGCCATCGAGAACCGTCTTTATGCCGAAGATCCCTATCGCAACTTCCTTCCCTCGATCGGTCGCCTGACCCGTTATCGGCCGCCTGCAGAGGGCACGACCGAAACGGGCGGCATCGTGCGCAATGATACCGGCGTTTACGAAGGCGGCGAGATTTCGATGTATTACGATCCGATGATCGCCAAGCTTTGCACCTGGGCACCGACCCGTGCGCAAGCGATCGAGGAAATGCGCGTCGCGCTTGATACCTTCGAGGTCGAAGGCATCGGTCACAACTTGCCCTTCGTCGCTGCTGTGATGGATCACGAGCGCTTTACCTCGGGCAATATGACCACTGCGTTCATCGCCGAAGAATACCCCGAAGGCTTCGAAGGGGTGACGCTGCCCAAGGACCAGCTTGTCCGCGTTGCCGCCGCTGCTGCTGCGATGAACCGTGTCGCCGAAATCCGCCGTGCGCGTATTTCGGGCCGTATGGACAACCACGAGCGTCACGTCGGCGAAGATTGGGTGGTCACGCTTCAGGGCGAGAGCTTCGAGGCCAAGATCAACGCAGACCGCGAAGGCTCGGATGTCTTGATCGACGGTAAGACCTATCGTGTCGAGGGTGCTTGGACCCCCGGTGATAGTCTGGCCAATATGAAGGTCGATGGGGCGGCTCTTGTGCTCAAGGTCGGCAAGATCAGCCACGGGTTCCGCATCCGTTTCCGCGGTGCCGATCTCAAGGTGACTGTCCGCACACCGCGTCAGGCCGAGCTTGCCAAGCTGATGCCCGAAAAGCTTCCGCCCGATACCTCCAAGCTACTGCTCTGCCCGATGCCCGGCCTGATCGTCAAAGTGATGGTTGCCGAAGGTGATGAAGTTCAGGAAGGACAGGCGCTCTGCACTGTCGAAGCCATGAAGATGGAAAACATCCTGCGCGCCGAACGCAAAGGGATCGTGGCCAAGATCAACGCCGCACCGGGCGATAGCCTCGCTGTGGACGAAGTGATCATGGAGTTCGAATAA
- a CDS encoding DUF6497 family protein — MRAALIIAIGCTAVAGGVGASDVSLTSGHTVELIEVIHEDAPMVSRFRFLNEGIASQGLSFEDIEPDLHELCERYALPRLAEEQRLPEQVVISISDRILPFGEISPDATQYFDAFTIEGARCMWEQF; from the coding sequence ATGCGCGCAGCCTTGATCATAGCAATCGGATGCACGGCTGTTGCCGGCGGGGTGGGGGCGTCCGACGTTTCGCTCACCTCGGGGCATACGGTCGAGCTGATCGAGGTGATCCACGAGGACGCCCCGATGGTCTCGCGCTTTCGGTTTCTAAACGAGGGGATCGCAAGTCAAGGACTGTCTTTCGAGGATATCGAACCCGATCTTCATGAGTTGTGCGAACGCTACGCGTTGCCGCGACTCGCCGAGGAGCAGCGTCTCCCCGAGCAGGTCGTGATCTCGATTTCCGACCGGATTTTGCCGTTTGGTGAGATTTCACCCGACGCAACGCAATATTTTGACGCCTTTACGATTGAAGGTGCTCGCTGCATGTGGGAGCAGTTTTGA
- a CDS encoding acyl-CoA carboxylase subunit beta, whose translation MKDILQELEDRRQTARLGGGQKRIDAQHAKGKLTARERIELLLDEGSFEEFDMFVAHRCTDFGMQESRPAGDGVVTGWGTINGRMVYVFSQDFTVFGGSLSETHAQKICKIMDMAMQNGAPVIGLNDSGGARIQEGVASLAGYAEVFQRNIMASGVVPQISVIMGPCAGGAVYSPAMTDFIFMVKDSSYMFVTGPDVVKTVTNEVVTAEELGGASTHTKKSSVADGAFENDVEALAEVRRLVDFLPLNNRQKPPVRPFFDDVARVEDSLDTLIPDNPNTPYDMKELIHKLADEGDFYEIQADYAKNILTGFIRLEGSTVGVVANQPMVLAGCLDIDSSRKAARFVRFCDAFEIPILTLVDVPGFLPGTSQEYGGVIKHGAKLLFAYGEATVPKVTVITRKAYGGAYDVMASKHLRGDFNYAWPTAEIAVMGAKGATEILYRSELGDKDKIAARTKDYEDRFANPFVAAEKGFIDEVIQPRSTRRRVCRAFASLRGKQLQNPWKKHDNIPL comes from the coding sequence ATGAAAGATATCCTGCAGGAACTCGAAGATCGTCGCCAGACAGCCCGTCTTGGCGGGGGTCAAAAGCGGATCGACGCACAACACGCCAAGGGCAAGCTGACGGCCCGCGAACGCATCGAGCTGTTGCTTGATGAAGGCTCTTTCGAAGAGTTCGACATGTTCGTCGCCCATCGCTGCACCGATTTCGGTATGCAGGAAAGCCGCCCTGCGGGTGACGGGGTCGTAACGGGCTGGGGCACGATCAACGGCCGTATGGTCTATGTCTTCTCGCAGGATTTCACGGTTTTCGGTGGATCGCTCTCCGAGACCCACGCTCAAAAGATTTGCAAGATCATGGATATGGCGATGCAGAACGGCGCGCCGGTGATCGGGCTGAACGACTCGGGCGGTGCTCGTATTCAGGAAGGCGTTGCTTCGCTTGCAGGCTATGCCGAGGTTTTCCAGCGCAACATCATGGCTTCGGGCGTGGTTCCGCAGATTTCCGTGATCATGGGGCCCTGTGCGGGCGGTGCGGTGTATTCGCCTGCAATGACCGACTTCATCTTCATGGTGAAGGACAGCTCTTATATGTTCGTGACGGGTCCCGATGTGGTCAAAACCGTAACCAACGAAGTTGTAACGGCAGAAGAGCTGGGCGGGGCTTCGACCCACACCAAGAAATCCTCGGTTGCCGATGGCGCGTTCGAGAACGACGTCGAGGCGCTGGCCGAAGTGCGCCGCCTTGTTGACTTCCTTCCGCTCAACAATCGTCAAAAGCCGCCCGTTCGTCCGTTCTTTGACGATGTGGCCCGTGTCGAGGATAGCCTTGATACTCTCATCCCCGACAACCCCAACACGCCTTACGACATGAAAGAGCTTATCCACAAACTTGCGGATGAAGGCGATTTCTATGAAATTCAGGCGGATTATGCCAAGAACATCCTGACGGGCTTTATCCGCCTCGAAGGCTCGACCGTTGGAGTTGTTGCGAACCAGCCGATGGTTCTTGCGGGCTGTCTCGATATCGACTCGTCGCGCAAGGCTGCTCGCTTCGTGCGCTTCTGCGATGCTTTCGAAATTCCGATCCTGACGCTTGTCGACGTTCCCGGCTTCCTTCCGGGCACCTCGCAGGAATACGGCGGTGTGATCAAGCACGGCGCGAAATTGCTCTTTGCCTATGGTGAAGCAACCGTTCCAAAAGTGACCGTGATCACCCGCAAAGCCTATGGCGGTGCCTATGACGTTATGGCCTCCAAGCACCTGCGCGGCGACTTCAACTATGCTTGGCCGACTGCCGAGATCGCTGTGATGGGCGCGAAGGGCGCGACCGAGATCCTGTATCGCTCGGAACTGGGCGACAAGGACAAGATCGCAGCGCGGACCAAGGACTATGAGGATCGCTTTGCAAACCCGTTCGTCGCTGCCGAGAAGGGCTTTATCGACGAGGTGATCCAGCCGCGTTCGACCCGTCGCCGCGTCTGCCGCGCCTTTGCAAGTCTTCGTGGCAAGCAGCTCCAGAATCCCTGGAAGAAGCACGACAATATTCCGCTCTAA
- a CDS encoding multidrug effflux MFS transporter: MTQMIKARLLDRSTPPHIMTLVLLAGISAMSNAIFLPSLNGMTAYFNTTYSIMQWSVSGYFAGTAVLQLFFGPLSDRFGRRPILLITIALFTVASVGAALATTVEVFLFCRIAQAAIASCMALSRAVVRDVYPTSQAASMIGYVTMGMSIVPMIGPMLGGALDQAFGWQASFWMLAATGLIVWLLTYFDLPETYRGGNSKFIEQVKTYPELFRSPRFWGYVACTSFTAGGFYSLLGAASYVSSVVFHLSAAQTGIAIGAPALGYAYGNYLSGKYAVRYGIDKLTLLGCIVTFSCMATSFGLSVLNANNVYIFFGLCAIMGVGNGLTMPNATTGALSVRPHLAGTAAGLSSFFLLGGAALLSGLAGSILNPEWRELPVSLIMVICSILALASILLVARRNRFLGETL; this comes from the coding sequence ATGACACAAATGATCAAAGCTCGGCTGCTCGATCGCTCGACGCCTCCCCATATCATGACGCTTGTTCTTCTGGCCGGCATATCGGCCATGAGCAATGCCATTTTCCTGCCCTCGCTCAATGGGATGACTGCCTATTTCAACACGACCTACAGCATCATGCAGTGGTCGGTCTCCGGCTATTTCGCAGGCACGGCGGTGCTTCAGCTCTTTTTCGGACCGCTTTCCGACCGCTTTGGCCGCCGTCCGATATTGCTGATCACGATTGCGCTTTTCACTGTGGCAAGCGTTGGCGCAGCGCTCGCAACAACGGTCGAGGTTTTCCTCTTTTGCCGCATCGCCCAAGCCGCGATTGCCTCGTGCATGGCGCTGTCCCGAGCGGTGGTGCGCGACGTCTATCCGACCTCCCAAGCCGCTTCGATGATCGGTTACGTCACAATGGGCATGTCAATCGTGCCGATGATCGGCCCGATGCTTGGCGGCGCGCTGGATCAGGCTTTCGGCTGGCAGGCAAGTTTCTGGATGCTGGCGGCCACGGGCCTGATTGTTTGGCTTCTGACCTATTTCGATCTCCCCGAAACCTATAGGGGCGGGAATTCCAAGTTCATCGAACAGGTGAAAACCTATCCCGAACTGTTCCGCTCGCCTCGATTCTGGGGATATGTCGCCTGCACGAGCTTTACGGCGGGTGGTTTCTATTCACTCCTCGGCGCAGCCTCTTATGTCTCGAGCGTGGTCTTTCACCTTTCGGCAGCGCAAACGGGGATTGCCATCGGTGCCCCCGCACTCGGCTACGCCTATGGCAACTATCTCTCGGGCAAATATGCCGTGCGCTATGGCATCGACAAACTCACTTTGCTGGGCTGCATCGTGACCTTTTCCTGCATGGCCACATCGTTCGGGCTGAGCGTTTTGAACGCCAACAACGTCTATATCTTCTTCGGCCTCTGCGCGATCATGGGGGTCGGCAACGGGCTGACCATGCCCAATGCCACAACAGGGGCACTCTCGGTGCGCCCCCACCTTGCAGGAACCGCGGCAGGCCTGAGCTCCTTCTTTTTACTCGGCGGCGCTGCGCTTCTCTCGGGATTGGCGGGGTCGATCCTGAATCCCGAATGGCGCGAACTGCCCGTAAGCTTGATCATGGTGATTTGCAGCATTCTGGCCCTCGCCTCGATCCTTTTGGTCGCACGCCGCAACAGGTTCCTCGGAGAGACGCTCTAA
- a CDS encoding helix-turn-helix transcriptional regulator → MAVQKLYAGVKLRELRGRLGLTQKSFADKLGVSLPYLNQMENNNRPVSTTVVLSLAQEFGFDVTELQSGDEARLVGDMREALADPVFTGPAPSIADLRLAASNAPALARALLDLHSAYRQTHERLASLDEALGREDARLQPSPWEEVRDFFHYCDNYIDAVDRAAETFANQAPSGDVRLAALRLLEGRGINVSFEDVPTTRHYDAETRKLVISRRSNQATQTFQLLLQMALITKEDLIDATLDFARFQSPEARSIAKVGMANYFAGAALLPYAKFLSAAQETRHDLERLADRFGASLEQVAHRLSTLQRPGAKGIPFFFVRVDPAGTITKRHSATTLQFARYGGACPLWNVHRAFESPNRWLRQLAETPDGIRYFCLARDVTKSGGAFDAPTRRFAIGLGCEVRHAPALVYADHMDIDTPQAFEPIGISCRICDRKNCHQRAVPPLERRLRVDPNHRGVLPYNVD, encoded by the coding sequence ATGGCCGTTCAAAAACTCTATGCAGGCGTCAAACTCCGCGAACTGCGCGGCCGTCTCGGGCTCACCCAGAAATCCTTTGCCGATAAGCTTGGGGTTTCGCTGCCCTATCTGAACCAGATGGAGAACAACAACAGGCCCGTTTCGACCACGGTTGTTCTCTCGCTTGCGCAAGAATTCGGCTTCGACGTCACCGAACTCCAATCGGGGGACGAAGCCCGTCTTGTCGGGGATATGCGCGAAGCCCTTGCCGATCCCGTTTTTACGGGACCGGCCCCTTCGATCGCCGATCTACGCCTTGCGGCCTCGAATGCGCCCGCACTGGCCCGCGCGCTCCTTGATCTGCATTCCGCCTATCGCCAAACCCACGAAAGGCTCGCTTCGCTTGACGAAGCCTTGGGGCGCGAGGATGCGCGGCTTCAACCGAGCCCTTGGGAAGAGGTGCGCGATTTCTTCCATTACTGCGACAACTATATCGACGCCGTTGATCGTGCTGCCGAGACCTTTGCAAATCAGGCGCCATCGGGGGATGTGCGCCTAGCAGCGCTCCGTCTTTTGGAAGGACGGGGCATAAACGTCAGCTTCGAGGACGTCCCCACCACGCGCCACTATGACGCCGAGACGCGCAAACTCGTCATCTCGCGCAGATCGAACCAAGCGACCCAGACGTTCCAACTCCTATTGCAGATGGCACTGATCACCAAAGAGGATCTGATCGACGCGACACTCGATTTCGCCCGCTTTCAGTCGCCAGAAGCCCGATCCATCGCCAAAGTCGGGATGGCCAATTATTTTGCAGGCGCGGCGCTCCTGCCCTATGCGAAATTCCTGAGCGCGGCGCAGGAAACGCGCCACGATCTGGAACGACTGGCCGACCGTTTCGGCGCTTCGCTCGAACAGGTTGCGCACCGTCTGTCCACATTGCAAAGACCGGGAGCCAAGGGAATTCCGTTTTTCTTTGTGCGCGTCGACCCTGCGGGAACGATCACCAAAAGGCACTCTGCAACGACTTTGCAATTCGCACGATACGGCGGGGCCTGTCCGCTCTGGAATGTGCACCGCGCGTTCGAAAGTCCGAACCGCTGGCTGCGCCAGCTTGCGGAAACCCCTGATGGCATTCGATATTTCTGCCTTGCGCGCGATGTCACGAAATCAGGCGGTGCCTTCGACGCCCCCACACGCCGCTTTGCGATCGGCCTCGGATGTGAAGTGCGCCACGCCCCCGCCTTGGTCTATGCCGACCATATGGATATCGACACGCCTCAGGCTTTCGAGCCGATCGGGATTTCCTGTCGGATTTGTGACCGTAAAAACTGTCATCAACGTGCCGTTCCACCATTGGAAAGACGACTTAGAGTTGATCCGAACCATCGTGGAGTCCTGCCGTATAATGTCGACTGA